From Echinicola soli, a single genomic window includes:
- the tamL gene encoding translocation and assembly module lipoprotein TamL, giving the protein MSRFFQYRLFFLMMILSSCGVTRYIPEDEQLYTGSSLKITTEDKENVNDKTLEVIQSRLHEMIRPEPNSKFLGMRIGLWAHYKGTQEKPGFFNRFMNKKFGQEPVYFSQVNASKTEELLLNRLENNGFFYASANSETTGKGKFLGMAYEVEVSRPYRLEEFTLEGDSLSIQKEINEILKETKLTKDARFELQAFKDERARIDEALKLKGFYNFNGDYLIFEADTNNYEERKFDLFLRLKAGVPEKAIVPYTVNDIRVYPNYSVEEKTSAQDTTVIEEIAFIQDVETFRPELLERYILIKKGQRYSSEQSRYTSNRLSAIGNYRYVNLRYEEVDSVTLDDGGKLDANIYLSPLKKRSVRAELQGISKSNNFIGPSVLLTYRNRNLFKGGETLNISASFGYETQIAGGDRTGLSTYDIGLSSDLIFPRVIFPTQIQDRFRYSVPKTKVSLGVQSINRIGLYRLNNVSTSYGYYWNANRFVYHEINPISLSIVSLSDVTPDFQQILDDNPFLAKSFEQQFIAGLNYTFNYNQLGDKFRTHKIFTGFSLDMAGNLIGAFDGKSTVEEPNKIFGMEYAQYVRGDLDFRYHLQLGEDQVLATRLFGGVGVPYGNSISLPYVKQYSAGGPNSVRAFRIRSLGPGSYRPDSINNQSYFEQTGDIRLEGNIEYRFPIVPYLKGALFVDAGNVWLMNENEALPGGKFTGSWASELGVGTGIGLRIDIEFFVIRFDFASPLRKPWLPEGERWQKEFKPFDRDWRRENFIFNFAIGYPF; this is encoded by the coding sequence ATGAGTAGATTCTTTCAATACCGGCTGTTTTTTTTGATGATGATCCTTAGCTCGTGCGGGGTCACCAGATATATTCCAGAGGATGAACAACTCTACACTGGCTCATCCCTTAAAATCACGACGGAGGACAAGGAGAATGTAAATGATAAGACCCTTGAAGTGATACAAAGCCGGCTGCACGAGATGATCCGTCCAGAGCCGAACAGTAAGTTTTTGGGGATGCGAATTGGGCTGTGGGCACACTATAAAGGCACTCAAGAAAAACCAGGGTTTTTCAACCGTTTTATGAACAAGAAATTCGGTCAAGAGCCTGTTTATTTTAGCCAAGTGAACGCATCCAAGACAGAGGAGTTATTGCTGAACAGATTGGAAAACAATGGCTTTTTTTATGCTTCTGCAAATAGTGAGACCACCGGAAAGGGAAAGTTTTTAGGGATGGCTTATGAAGTGGAGGTCAGCCGGCCTTACCGTCTGGAAGAGTTCACCTTGGAGGGAGACAGTTTAAGTATCCAAAAAGAGATAAATGAAATCCTGAAGGAAACGAAACTGACAAAGGATGCCAGGTTTGAGTTACAGGCCTTTAAAGACGAGCGGGCACGTATAGATGAAGCGTTGAAGTTGAAGGGGTTTTATAATTTCAATGGAGATTACTTGATTTTTGAGGCGGATACCAATAACTATGAAGAAAGGAAATTTGACTTGTTTTTACGGCTAAAAGCAGGTGTGCCCGAAAAGGCCATTGTGCCTTATACCGTAAATGATATCCGTGTTTATCCCAATTATTCGGTGGAGGAAAAGACAAGTGCCCAGGATACCACGGTCATCGAAGAAATTGCTTTTATCCAAGATGTGGAAACATTCAGACCGGAATTGCTGGAAAGGTACATTCTGATAAAAAAAGGACAAAGATACAGTTCGGAGCAGTCCAGGTATACCTCAAACAGGCTTTCGGCCATTGGGAATTACAGGTATGTGAATTTGCGGTATGAGGAAGTGGATTCTGTAACATTGGATGATGGAGGGAAGCTCGATGCCAATATTTATCTTTCTCCGCTAAAGAAAAGGTCAGTAAGAGCGGAGCTACAAGGTATTTCAAAGTCCAATAATTTTATTGGGCCTTCTGTTTTGCTGACCTATCGAAACAGGAACCTGTTTAAGGGGGGCGAAACGTTGAATATTTCGGCGAGCTTTGGCTACGAAACACAGATAGCCGGAGGAGACCGAACGGGCTTGAGTACTTATGATATAGGGCTGAGCAGCGATTTGATTTTTCCTCGGGTGATCTTTCCCACGCAAATCCAGGACAGATTCAGGTATTCTGTGCCCAAAACCAAAGTTAGCTTAGGAGTGCAATCTATCAATCGGATTGGGCTTTACAGGCTAAACAATGTCTCCACTAGTTACGGGTACTATTGGAATGCGAATAGGTTTGTTTATCATGAGATAAACCCGATCAGCTTAAGTATTGTGAGCCTGTCGGATGTGACACCCGATTTTCAGCAGATTCTGGATGACAATCCTTTTTTGGCCAAGAGTTTTGAGCAGCAGTTTATCGCTGGGCTTAATTATACGTTTAATTATAACCAACTGGGAGATAAGTTCAGGACTCATAAGATCTTCACAGGGTTTTCGCTGGATATGGCCGGTAACTTGATTGGGGCGTTTGATGGAAAAAGTACTGTGGAAGAGCCTAACAAGATTTTTGGAATGGAATACGCCCAGTATGTTCGTGGAGACCTGGACTTTCGTTATCACTTGCAGTTAGGAGAGGACCAGGTTTTGGCGACGCGGTTATTTGGTGGAGTAGGTGTTCCCTATGGGAATTCCATCTCCTTGCCTTATGTAAAGCAATATTCCGCTGGTGGCCCCAATAGTGTTAGGGCTTTTAGGATTCGTTCATTAGGCCCGGGCTCCTATCGACCAGATTCTATCAATAATCAATCTTATTTCGAGCAGACGGGTGATATTCGGCTAGAAGGAAATATTGAGTACCGATTTCCGATCGTTCCTTACCTGAAAGGGGCGCTATTTGTCGATGCTGGTAACGTGTGGTTGATGAATGAGAACGAGGCATTGCCTGGAGGTAAGTTTACAGGCTCTTGGGCAAGCGAACTCGGCGTAGGGACCGGGATTGGATTAAGAATAGATATTGAGTTTTTTGTGATCAGGTTTGATTTTGCTTCTCCGTTACGAAAACCTTGGCTACCAGAGGGAGAGCGATGGCAGAAAGAGTTTAAACCATTTGACCGAGATTGGAGGAGGGAAAATTTTATCTTTAACTTTGCGATAGGGTATCCGTTCTAG
- a CDS encoding methylglyoxal synthase, with protein MRIALIAHDGKKADMVHFLSGFKDRLLGADIRLFATGTTGSHIERAGFEVEKLMSGPYGGDAQIAAMAAEKKLDLVIFFRDPLDKHPHEPDVQMLMRICDVHNIPLATNLASAKLMFKQITTDLHNGK; from the coding sequence ATGAGAATAGCTTTAATTGCCCATGACGGAAAAAAAGCTGACATGGTACACTTTCTAAGTGGTTTCAAAGACCGGCTTCTAGGAGCTGACATTCGCTTATTTGCCACTGGAACGACTGGCTCTCACATCGAACGAGCTGGTTTTGAGGTCGAAAAACTGATGTCAGGCCCTTATGGTGGTGATGCCCAAATAGCAGCTATGGCAGCTGAAAAAAAGCTCGATCTGGTCATATTTTTCAGAGACCCACTGGACAAACATCCCCACGAACCAGATGTACAAATGCTGATGCGAATCTGTGATGTACACAATATTCCCCTGGCCACCAACCTGGCCTCTGCAAAACTAATGTTCAAACAAATAACCACCGATTTACACAATGGAAAGTAA
- the pfkA gene encoding 6-phosphofructokinase translates to MESKAITKIGVLTSGGDAPGMNAAIRAVVRCAFYYNIEVYGIYRGYEGMIQNDIRQLDSSDIAYVLERGGTFLKSARCAEFRTPEGRKKAYDNLQKHGINGLVVIGGDGSLTGAHLFYKEFGIPAIGLPGTIDNDLSGTDNTIGFDTACNTAIESIDKIRDTATSHDRLFFVEVMGRDSGFIAINAGIGSAAAATLIPEKKMPVEALIDRLNTRAKAKKQANVVIVAEGGKSGGAMEISKKVKKYLPNYDIKVTILGHLQRGGSPTSYDRVLASKLGVSAVEGLMQGKCDVMAGVINNKVVYTPIKRAIVDDKEVDEEDFRVAKILST, encoded by the coding sequence ATGGAAAGTAAAGCAATAACTAAAATCGGTGTACTGACCTCTGGAGGTGACGCACCGGGAATGAACGCAGCCATTCGTGCAGTAGTCCGTTGTGCCTTCTATTATAACATAGAAGTTTACGGGATCTATAGAGGATATGAAGGAATGATCCAAAATGACATCCGACAACTGGACAGTTCTGACATTGCCTATGTACTGGAGCGGGGAGGTACTTTCCTCAAATCCGCCCGCTGCGCTGAATTCAGAACACCCGAAGGAAGAAAAAAAGCTTACGATAACCTCCAAAAACACGGTATCAATGGACTAGTGGTCATCGGCGGAGACGGTTCCCTGACAGGTGCTCACCTATTTTATAAGGAATTTGGCATTCCTGCTATTGGCTTGCCGGGAACGATTGACAATGATCTCTCTGGCACTGACAATACCATTGGTTTCGACACGGCTTGTAACACAGCCATCGAGTCCATCGATAAAATCAGGGATACTGCCACGTCTCATGACAGACTTTTCTTTGTAGAAGTAATGGGACGTGATTCTGGTTTTATCGCCATCAATGCAGGTATTGGCAGTGCTGCAGCGGCAACACTGATTCCTGAGAAAAAAATGCCTGTGGAAGCATTGATAGACCGCCTAAACACCCGTGCAAAGGCCAAAAAGCAAGCCAATGTGGTCATCGTGGCTGAAGGCGGTAAAAGCGGGGGCGCAATGGAAATTTCCAAAAAAGTAAAGAAATACCTGCCCAATTACGACATTAAAGTAACCATCCTTGGCCACCTCCAACGTGGTGGCTCTCCAACGTCCTACGATCGGGTACTTGCCAGTAAACTGGGCGTATCTGCCGTAGAAGGCCTGATGCAAGGGAAATGTGATGTGATGGCTGGCGTCATCAATAACAAGGTCGTTTACACCCCCATAAAAAGGGCAATAGTAGACGATAAGGAAGTGGATGAAGAAGACTTCCGTGTAGCAAAAATCCTATCTACCTAA